A region of Lycium barbarum isolate Lr01 chromosome 3, ASM1917538v2, whole genome shotgun sequence DNA encodes the following proteins:
- the LOC132629973 gene encoding uncharacterized protein LOC132629973, whose product MVKTYLRYEPALSFGVIVSGESNITYDSSGKHLLAAALEKIGIWHVRQGVCTKTLTPLPSSNSKGSSLAVTSIASSSSSSHIASGYAEGSIRIWDSEKGICETTLNGHKGAVTALRYNKLGSLLASGSKDNDVILWDVVGETGLFRLRGHRDQVTDLVFLDSGKKLVTASKDKLLRVWDLDTQHCMQIISGHHTEIWSIDIDPEERYLVTGSADPELRFYTIKHDLADGQLIVNKSETDVNKDLPTKNKWEVLKSFGEIQRQTKDRVATVRFNKSGNLLACQVAGKTVEVFRVLDETESKRKAKRRMSRKKEKKAAKEGLEATANGEIDIGAEGGSNPAVTVSDIFKIHQTLRAGKKISSISFSPVTSKNSLATLALSLNNNLLEFHAIESSSTTKLSAIELQGHRADVRSVTLSSDNTLLMSTSHSAIKIWNPTTGSCLRTIDSGYGLCGLFAPGNKYAVVGTKGGTLEFIDVRSGTCVEVVEAHGGSVQSIALTPDGTGFLTGSADHDIKFWEFQRVQKAGEGSKHLTASPTRSLKMNDDVLVVAASPDGKFIAVALLDSTVKVYYMDSLKFFLSLYGHKLPVLCMDISSDGDLLVSGSADKNVKIWGLDFGDCHKSLFAHADSVMGVKFVGDTHYFFTVGKDRLLKYWDADKFELLLTLEGHHAEVWCLAMSNRGDFIVTGSHDRSIRRWDRTEEPFFLEEEKEKRLEEMFESDIDNGFENKYGPKEELPEEGAVALAGKKTQETLTATDSIIEALDMADAELKRIAEHEEDKSKGRVSEFRPNILMLGLSPSDYVLRALSSVHTNDLEQTLLALPFSDALELLSYLKNWISIPDKVELVCRVATLLLQLHHHQLVSTVSARPLLTLLKIGLHARVKECKDTIGFTLAAMDHFMQMLSSKSDAPFRDAKTKLLEIRSHSTKRIEERADTKQEKKRKKKQKKSDGGHVWS is encoded by the exons ATGGTGAAAACTTACCTCCGTTATGAACCAGCTTTATCATTTGGAGTAATAGTATCAGGTGAATCAAACATTACTTATGACAGTTCAGGCAAACACTTGTTAGCTGCTGCCTTAGAGAAAATAGGTATATGGCATGTTAGACAAGGTGTTTGTACCAAAACACTAACTCCTTTACCTTCATCAAATTCAAAAGGGTCATCACTTGCTGTTACATCAATTGCTTCCTCTTCTTCATCATCCCAT ATAGCAAGTGGTTATGCTGAAGGAAGCATTAGAATCTGGGATTCTGAGAAAGGGATATGTGAAACCACACTGAATGGGCATAAAGGGGCTGTGACCGCCCTTCGATACAATAAGCTTGGATCATTACTAGCATCAGGAAGCAAAGATAATGACGTTATTTTATGGGATGTGGTGGGTGAGACTGGCCTGTTTCGCCTTCGGGGACATCGTGATCAG GTTACTGATCTCGTTTTCTTAGATTCTGGCAAAAAACTGGTAACGGCTTCTAAGGACAAGCTTTTGAGGGTATGGGATCTTGATACTCAACATTGCATGCAGATTATAAGTGGCCATCATACTGAAATTTGGTCCATAGATATTGACCCCGAGGAAAGATATCTAGTCACTGGTTCTGCTGACCCTGAGCTTCGTTTTTACACTATAAAGCATGATTTAGCTGATGGACAACTGATTGTTAACAAGAGCGAGACAGATGTAAATAAGGACTTGCCTACAAAAAACAAATGGGAAGTACTGAAGTCATTTGGTGAAATTCAGCGCCAAACCAAGGATAGAGTTGCAACAGTGAGGTTTAACAAGTCTGGAAACCTGCTGGCTTGTCAAGTTGCAGGGAAGACAGTGGAAGTATTCCGAGTGCTGGACGAGACTGAATCTAAACGCAAAGCGAAAAGAAGAATGAGTAGAAAGAAGGAGAAGAAAGCTGCCAAAGAAGGCTTGGAGGCAACGGCAAACGGAGAGATAGATATTGGAGCTGAAGGAGGCAGCAATCCTGCTGTTACAGTCTCGGATATCTTCAAGATTCATCAGACCCTACGGGCTGGAAAGAAGATCTCCTCAATTTCATTCTCCCCAGTTACTTCAAAGAATTCACTGGCTACCTTAGCATTGTCTTTGAACAATAATTTACTGGAATTTCATGCTATAGAAAGCAGTTCAACTACTAAATTGAGTGCTATTGAGCTTCAGGGGCATCGCGCTGATGTCAGAAGTGTTACTCTCAGCTCAGATAACACTCTTTTGATGTCAACTAGTCACAGTGCAATTAAAATATGGAACCCAACTACTGGTTCTTGCCTGCGCACAATTGATTCAGGATATGGTCTCTGTGGACTGTTTGCTCCAGGCAACAAGTATGCGGTTGTTGGTACAAAAGGTGGAACCCTTGAATTTATTGATGTTAGAAGCGGTACTTGTGTGGAAGTAGTGGAAGCCCATGGCGGTTCTGTTCAGTCAATAGCCTTAACTCCAGATGGAACAGGTTTTCTCACTGGCAGCGCCGATCACGACATTAAATTCTGGGAATTTCAAAGGGTGCAAAAGGCTGGCGAA GGGTCTAAGCATTTAACTGCATCTCCCACAAGGAGCTTAAAAATGAATGATGATGTTCTAGTCGTTGCTGCAAGCCCTGATGGTAAATTTATTGCTGTTGCCTTGTTGGATAGCACAGTAAAG GTCTACTATATGGATTCACTCAAGTTCTTTCTTTCACTCTACGGTCATAAGCTGCCTGTATTGTGTATGGATATTTCTTCAGATGGGGATCTGCTTGTCAGTGGCTCTGCGGACAAAAATGTGAAGATTTGGGGTCTAGACTTCGGGGATTGTCATAAGTCACTTTTTGCGCATGCTGATAG CGTTATGGGAGTTAAATTTGTGGGCGACACCCATTACTTTTTTACTGTGGGGAAAGATCGCTTGCTGAAGTACTGGGATGCTGACAAGTTTGAGTTGCTTTTAACCCTTGAAGGTCACCATGCTGAAGTTTGGTGTCTTGCTATGAGCAACCGTGGTGATTTTATTGTCACAGGATCGCATGATCGGTCCATACGCCGTTGGGATCGTACTGAAGAACCATTTTTTCTTGAG gaagagaaagaaaagagatTGGAAGAGATGTTTGAATCAGACATTGACAATGGATTCGAGAACAAGTATGGACCAAAGGAAGAACTTCCAGAGGAGGGAGCTGTGGCATTAGCGGGGAAAAAGACTCAAGAAACTCTTACTGCTACAGATTCGATCATTGAAGCCCTGGACATGGCAGATGCGGAACTGAAGCGAATTGCTGAACATGAG GAGGACAAATCAAAGGGCAGAGTTTCAGAATTCAGGCCGAATATTCTCATGCTTGGACTTTCTCCTTCTGATTATGTTCTTCGTGCATTATCTAGTGTTCATACTAATGATCTGGAGCAAACATTGCTG GCTTTACCCTTTTCTGATGCTTTGGAGCTCTTGTCGTACCTGAAGAATTGGATCTCTATACCAGATAAG GTGGAGCTTGTTTGTAGGGTAGCAACACTGCTATTGCAACTACATCATCACCAACTGGTTTCAACTGTCTCTGCCAGACCCCTCTTGACCCTTCTAAAAATTGGTCTTCATGCAAGAGTCAAG GAATGCAAAGATACCATCGGTTTCACACTTGCTGCAATGGATCATTTCATG CAAATGTTGTCTTCGAAGTCGGATGCTCCATTTCGAGATGCAAAGACTAAATTATTGGAGATACGCTCACACAGCACGAAACGTATTGAAGAAAGAGCAGACACAAaacaagaaaagaagagaaagaagaaacaGAAGAAGTCAGACGGGGGGCATGTTTGGTCATGA